Below is a window of Paenibacillus bovis DNA.
GCACCCGTTGTAGAGCAGCTGAACAAGATTGCCCCAACGATTCAGGTATCGCATATCTCCGATAACTGGCAGGATAATCTGAAGCTGATGGGTGAGCTGACCGGCAAGTCCAAAGAAGCCCAGACCGCGATCACTACTTATCAGCAGGATGTAGCCACCGCCAAAGCCGAGTTGAAGGACAAAATGAAAGACAAAACCGTACTGGCTGTCCGTATCCGTCAGGGCTCGGTCTGTGTGTATCCATCCAATGTATTTGTAAATGCTGCGCTGTATGAAGATGTGGGTCTGAATGTACCGGATATTATCCAGCAGACCAAAGCCCAGCAGGAAATTTCAATCGAGCAGTTTGCTCAGATCAATCCGGACTATCTGTTTATCCAGTTCTCTACAGATGAGAACCCAGATACACCGGGAGCACTGGAAGATCTCAAGAAAAATCCAATCCTGAGCAAAACGAAAGCTTTCCAGGAAGGACATGTCTATGTCAATGTCATTGATCCGCTGTCCGAAGGCGGTCCGGCATGGAGCCGTGATCAATTCCTCCAAGCAGCTGTGAAGGAACTGAGTCAATAATGAGCGGCATCCGTAAATGGTATCCGCTGATCCTGATAGTGAGCGCTCCCCTTCTGGTGGCGCTCACTATTTCCATTTCTATCCTGTATGGTGCCAAGGATATGGATGCTCAGACGATTATCCAGGCATTATTCCATTTTGATCCGAATCAAATCGATCACCAGATCATTATGCAGTCCCGGCTGCCGCGTGCGATCGGTACGATACTGATCGGGGCGTTTCTGGCTGTCTCGGGCGCATTGATGCAAGGCATGACACGTAACTATCTGGCTTCGCCGTCGATTATGGGAGTCTCGGATGGCTCGGTATTGATGATTACGCTGTGTATGATTCTGCTGCCGGGTTCTTCTTCGCTGACGATGATCGTGTATTCGCTGATCGGATCGGCGATAGGAGCCGGTATTGTATTCGGGCTGGCCTGGCTGCTGCCAAACGGCACATCACCGGTACGGATGGCGATACTAGGTACGATTATCGGTACATTTATGAGCGGAGTGGCGGAAGCGGCTGCAACGTATTTTCAGGTATCCCAATCGGTGAGCTTCTGGTACAATGCCCGGCTGGATCAGATCGATCCGGTAATGATTCGGATGATTATTCCATTTGCTATCGTAGGGCTGCTGCTGGCGTTGATATTGGCTCGTTCGATTACCGTGCTATCCATGGGTGACGAGATCGCGGCGGGGCTGGGTCAGCGAACCGGTCTGGTCAAAGGATTATCCATGCTCGCTGTGGTGCTGCTGACCGGCGTGTCTGTAGCATTGGCAGGCAAGATTGCTTTTGTCGGTCTGCTGGTGCCGCATATGACCCGTTATCTGGTCGGAACAGATTATCGCCGGGTCATCCCATGCTGTGCGCTGTTTGGAGGGATTTTCCTCGGTTGGTGCGATATTTTGAGCCGCTGGGTCAATGCTCCGTTCGAGACGCCGATTGGCGTGATTACCGCTTTGTTCGGTGTCCCATTCTTCCTTTACCTGATTCGCCGGAAAGGAGGGAAAACCAATGAGAATTGATTCTATACGGCGTCTGCTGCTGGTTGTATGCGGTCTGCTGCTGCTCATCCTGACGACATTTTATATCAGTCTGACCAATGGTACATTCGATTTGTCGGTCGGGGATATTGTAAAGACGCTGCTGCGTATCAATCCGGTAGCAGCACATGATCTGGTAATCTTTGATTTCCGATTGCCCCGAATCGTGCTGGCGATATTGATCGGACTGGGGCTTGGCATTGCAGGAGCGGTTATTCAGGGCGTTACCCGTAACGGTCTGGCCGATCCGGGAATGCTCGGTATCAATGCCGGAGCGAGTATGGCTGTGGTGCTGTTTATGCTGATCTTCAAGCATTCACTGGAGCTTACCGGCTGGCTCGCTTTTATGGCGATGCCGCTGTTTGGATTATGCGGAGGAGTCGCGGCAGTGATCCTGATTTTCTGGTTTGCCCGGAGCAATGGACGTCTGGAGCCGCAGCAGCTGATTCTGGTCGGTATAGCGGTAAGTTCGGGATTCTCGGCCATCACGTTATATCTGTCTCTGAAAATGAATCCGGATGATTTTGAAGCGGCAGCCGTCTGGTTGGCAGGGAGTCTGCATAGTGCCAACTGGCAGTATATTACTGCCATGCTGCCTTGGCTGCTGATTCTGATTCCGTATATCTGGCGCAAATCGTCACTGCTTGACGTGATGCAGCTGCACGACGAGACGGCGCTCAGTCTGGGCGTGCCATTAACTGCTCAGCGTCAGCGATTGATCCTCGCTGCAGTGGGGCTGGTCGCAGCCTGCGTATCTGTATCGGGAGGCATCGGCTTTGTCGGTCTGATCGCTCCGCATATTGCCAGACGGCTCGTCGGACTACACCATTCCCGGCTGCTGCCGATTAGCGGACTGGTCGGCATGTTGATGGTCGTGCTCGGTGATCTGATTGGCAAGACGATCTTTGCGCCGGCTCAGCTGGCAGCAGGGATTGTAATCTCGATTATTGGCGTGCCTTATTTTGTGTATTTGCTGTTCCGCAGCCGGACATAAATATCGATACATCATTTGTAAATAATATGGAAGCTGAGCTGGGATATGCTTTCTTTTTCAAAGAAATTGGACTTTCCTTGTGGAGGCCTATTGTTATGACAGAAGCCCTCATTAACTCTCCGGAATTTCTTGCCGAAGTACTGCCGGAAAATTGGGAAGATGAGAAGAGAAATTTATATTTTGCTACTGTTGCGGTTACCATACCTTCTTATTACGATTGATAATGCCAAACAGAAAATGAAGAAAAGCCACCGGTTGCAGGGTTGATACCCCGATCCGGTGGCTTTTCGGTATAGAGATTACTTATAAATGATCTCCGCTTTGTCTGTCTCATTTGTCATTGCTGATTTGAGGTATAGAGAGTAGCCGTAATCCCTTAATCCAGCAGTCCAACCATTTGCAGACCATGCAGAATGCCATCTTCATCTACATTTTTGGTAACATGTCTGGCAGCTGCTTTGGCTTCCTCTTCACCGTTACCCATAGCAACGCTGTTGTAGATCTGCTTGAGCATTTCTACATCGTTCAGTCCATCGCCAAAAGCATACTGGCGTTCCTTCGGGAATCCCAGCTTGTCGGTGATTTTGGAAATGCCGTTGGCTTTGGAACCGCCGGCAGGCAGTACATCGACCGACATCGGATGCCAGCGGATAAAGTCAAAGTCTTTGAAATCCGCTTCATACTGCTGCTCCGCACCTTCTAGGCAGAACAGCAGGCACTGGTAAATCTCCCGATTCTGGTAATACGCAGGGTCAAAGCTTGGGAATTTGCCAACCTGCAATGTTTTGATACTGGTCGTAATATATTCATGCTCTTCCGGTACATTGGAATGCATATCATCCGCGTCCATATAGACGATCGGATTTTCTTTTTCGATCGCGCGTTCGGTCAGCGTCTTGAGTGCATCCGGGTTAAGCGGATTGGTGTAAATGACTTCACCGCGCAGCACCACATACTGTCCGTTATAGCTGACATAGGTGTCGATCTCCAGCTCTTTGCGAATATCTTCAAACATAAAAGGCGCGCGTCCGGTAGCAATTGCTACTTCGTGTCCACGTTCACGCAGATCGAAGATAGCCTTTTTGGTGGAAGCGGGAATTTCTTTGTTATGATCCAGCAGGGTTCCGTCAATATCGAAGAAAATAATGCTCTGTTCAGACATGGGCAGCTCCTATCCACTACTCTATATTTGTCATACGAAGAGGGTATTCCGCAGAATACCCACATATATTTCCATTATAACAAGTAGAGAGTATGCTTGTCCCGTTATTGCGCGAATTGATTCGGTGATTGATCCTAACACGCGGATAGAACGACTGGACAATCTACCTGGTCCCCTATCCGGCGTACCTCTAATAGCTCCATATCGGATTAGCCGGATATCTGTTCCCGAATGACGGTTGTCTCTACCGGTTCGATGGTCTTTGCAGCAGTTGCCTGACGGCCACGACGGGAAGGTGCCTGTAAAAACAGATTCAGCAGTATCGCCGACAGACTGCCGGTAATCGTACCATCGCTGACAATAATGCGGAGCGCCGAAGGCAGACCAGCGAACAGCTCCGGCACAACCGTAGCGCCGATGCCCAGCGAAATCGAGCAGGCGACAATGAGTAGATTGCGCTGCTCCTGAAAATTTACTTCGGTGAGCATACGGATACCGGAAGCGACGACCATACCGAACAGTACAACGGTAGCGCCACCAAGCACAGCCGCTGGGATGACCGTAGCCAGTGCTGCAATCTTGGGCACCAGACCGAGTACCACCAGAATACCGGAAGCCATTACGATCACATTGCGCGTTTTGACCTGGGACAGCTCGACCAGACCTACATTCTGGGCAAATGTATTATATGGAAAAGCGTTGAACAGTCCGCCCAGCACAATCGCAATACCTTCTGTACGATAGCCACGGGTCATGTCCTGTGGAGTGAGTTTCTGATCACAGACACGTCCGAGAGCGAGAAACACGCCGGTCGATTCAACGATAATGACCATACATACGATAATCATCGTCAGAATCGGAGCAATCCGGAACTCCGGCATGCCAAAGGCAAAAAACTGCGGCAGATGGAACCAGGACGCTTCGCTGACCGCTGCCAGGTTTACTTTGCCCATCAGGGCAGCGGCTATCGTACCGGCTACAATCCCGATCAATACCGACAGTGAGCGCATAAATCCGGTGAAGAATCGATTAATCACCAGAATAAGTGCCAGTACGCCAAAGGAAAGCAGCAGATTGTTCAGACTGCCGAATTCGGGACTGGTCGCGCCGCCTGCCATATTTTTGATACCGGTAGGGATTAGAGAGAGACCGATAACTACAACGACTGTACCCGTCACGACCGGCGGGAACAATTTGATCATTTTGCCAAACCATCCGGCAAAAACGGCTACAAACAGACCCGCTGCGATAATCGCACCGTAGATCGCGCCCAGACCATACTGGTTACCGATACCAATCATCGGCGTAATAGCGACAAAGGAGCTGCCCAGCATCACAGGCAATCCGATCCCCAGATAACGGGTTTTCCATGCCTGCAGCAGCGTAGCGATTCCGCAGGTGAGCAGATCGATAGCTACCAGATAGGACAGCTGCTCTCCCGTCAGATTAAGAGCTCGTCCAACGAGCAGCGGCACCAGAATTGCTCCGGCGTACATCGCCAGTACATGCTGCAGTCCCAATGAGAAAATTCTTCCTCCGTGCACCTTGTTCTCCATCATATCCGCCCCTTTTTTGGATATTCTCACTATCATGTCAGTAAGTCTAATCTGATTATTCTCTGATTTAACGTTATCTTAGAGGGTGAGGCAGGATTTGCAGAGATATTTTGAGATTGTTTGTAAATAAATATAATTAAATCCGATTAAATCATGCATAAATATAACTTATATGTTAATTAATATTACATATTAGAGGACTAAGGGGTTTTTATACTCCCATCACTTTGACAGTTTGCAGAGTAATCAGGATAGCTGGTTAATAAAGGCTCTGTTATTTACACAGATAAACCGGATTTGTGAACAGCGTCTGTACCCGCACAATTTTATAATAGAAACAACCTGCAGGAATAAGCCAGAACACTTGCCTGACAGGACGCAGGTTCGTACGCAAGCGCAATCCACAAGCAAGGGAGGAGATCGCTCCGCAAACAAGCTCAAGTTCTCACAGGCAAACAAAATGCAGAGACATCACGTATCAGTAACAATCTCTACACATCGATTCAATACATGCGACCTATCAAAAGTGCATGAAAACATGTATGAGAACGGCATAAAAACTTGTAAGTAAAAAAGAATCCTATGCAGCAGCCGAGAACATTAATCACAGGAAAATTTGTAAGCGTTATCATATCGGCCACTACTATTTTAGGAGAGTGAATAACGTATGAGAGAACGGCAGCATTCATGGGCAGTGAAGACACTGGCAGTAGCACTTGGTATTGCACTGGTGCTTCCGACGGGTGGATTATCCGCCGCCGATCCGGTGAACGTGCAGGGTAGCAGTCATTCGCAGCGAGGAGTGCAACTGGAGAGTCTGGATCGTGGATTAGTCGCAGCCAAGACCGGCGATGGCATATTTATCAGCTGGCGTCTGCTCGGCAATGAAGTCAGTGGTTATTCCAAAACAGGACTGATCGGTACGGATTTTGCTTTGTATCGCAACGGCAAGTTCGTCACCGTTATAAAAGACAGTACCAATTATCTGGATCGCCAGGGTTCTGTCAAAGATAGCTATCGTGTGCTGCCTCTGTCTGCACGGGGTTCCGGCAGTAATAACAGTGCTTCGCTGACAACAGACGCTACCGCAGATCAGGTAAGTGATGATGTCTACCAGCAAGAAGCTTTGCAGCAGTCAAGTGCAGATCAGGGCGGAGATGCGGCTACATATCGTGCACAGACCGATGAAGACTCTGCCCTGCTGAAGCAGTATGCTGCCGACTATGGCATCAGTGCTGCGAGTCTGAGCCGACCGAATAAGCAAAAGTGGAGCCCACCGGCAACAGTATGGAATGATACCTATTATGATCTGCCTCTGCAGAAGCCGGCGGATGGCGTGACTCCGGCAGGCGAAGCTTACACGTATTCAGCCAACGATATGAGTGTGGGTGATGTAGATGGTGACGGAGAGTATGAATACTTCGTCAAATGGTATCCGTCCAATGCCAAGGATGTTTCCCAAAAAGGATACACCGGCAATACGTACATTGATGCGTACCGACTCGATGGAACCCTGCTCTACCGGATAGATCTGGGCGTAAATATCCGCTCGGGAGCACATTACACCCAGTTCCTTGTATATGACTTTGACGGAAATGGCAAAGCCGAGCTGATGATGAAGACTGCTCCTGGAACCAAGATCACCCGTTATGGCAAGCGCGGCAATGTCGTCTCCGAGCAGTACATTTCCCTTCCCAAGGAAGATCGTCAAGCCGGATACTCCAATAGTGATGACTACCGGATGAGCAGTGCGGATTATTATGATCATGTGGTGCAGATGTTCCAGAACTGGAGCGAGCATCCCGAAGTGAAGAATGGTCATTGGCCGAAGACACTGGAAGAATGCTTTAGTATCGCACCCAAGTATCAGTATCCATTGTCCCTCCAAGATGCCAAAGCGCTAACCGATTACTTTATGGATGTCTATGCTCCTGCCCGCAGTACGCGGAATAATCTGCGTGATTTTGAAGGCTTTATCGTGAAGGGTCCGGAATACATGACCGTATTCGAAGGACGCAGCGGCAAGGAAGAAGATACGGTTCGTTACGAACCGGAGCGCACAGATGATGGACTGATGTGGGGCGATTATGCGATGGCCCGGATTGAGCCGGGCAACCGGGTAGACCGTTTCCTCGCGACCGTTGCTTATGTGAACGGCAAGACCCCGTCTGCTGTATTTGCACGCGGTTATTATACCCGTGCAGCACTTGTCTCTTATAACTGGGATGGCAAGAAAATTGGCAAGGACTGGACAGCCGATAGCGGCTGGGCAATTATGAGCAACCCGTTCAATGATGGACCGCATGGTCGTGACGGTACCGATCCGGATCTGGGACCGCTGGCTGGACAGGGTGCTCACTCGTTGACCGCAGCGGACGTGGATGGTGACGGCAAAGATGAGATCGTTTATGGCTCCGGCACGGTAGACAATGATGGCAGCCTGCTGTACAGCTCGACAGACGTGATGCCGGCAGGCAGTGCCATACCTGGACAGATCGCCAAGCTGGGTCATGGCGATGCACTGCATGTCTCCGATCTGGACCCCTCGCATCCGGGCATGGAGATCTATATGGTTCATGAAGGCGGAACGTATGCACCATATGGTTATGCAATGCGTGATGCAGCGACCGGCAAAGTACTGTTCGGCGCTTATACCGGCAAGGATACCGGTCGCGGCATGGTCGGCGATATCGATCCAACCCGCCCGGGTCTCGAAGCATGGGCGACCGATCTGCGTACAGCCAGTGGTGAGCTGATTGGCCGCAGCGCACCGGGTACGAATATGAATATCAAATGGAGCGCCGATATGACGACCCAGGTCGTAGACGGTGCACTGGAAGTAACGCCAAGTATCCAGAACTGGCAAAAGGGACCGGTACTCGTAGCTAATGGTACACTGACGAATAACGGTACCAAAGGCAATCCGTCGCTGGTCGCGGACATTTTCGGAGACTGGCGTGAAGAACTGCTACTGCGCACAGCAGACAGCTCGGCGATCCGCATCTATCTCAGTACAGAAGTGACCAACCACAAGCTGTACACCCTGATGCATGATACCCAGTACCGTACGGGAATCGCACGTCAGAACACGGCGTATAATCAGCCGAGCTATACGAGCTTCTATCTGGCTTCCGATATGGACTGGTCGCGGGTACCTCAGCCGAACTTTTATACACCGGGTCGTAAATAAAACGTGGTTAAAGCTTGATTAATGTAGAATGATGCGCTGCTGCTGAATAGATCGGAATAATAAAAAGCCCTGCCGCCCGCGGAGAGATTCTGCAGGCGGCAAGGCTTTTGTTTTGGAATCAGGATGTTCTGATTTCACGAGCAGATCAATTGTATCGAATCGTTGCTGAAAAGAATTCAGTGATTACCAGCCTACCCGTACAATCAATCCTTTCGGATCACCTACTTCGAGGTAGGCAGCCTGTTGATTATAATCATCATAGGCGAATCCATAGGCAAGACGGCCGATACTGTGATCATGCCAGAACTTGGCATAATAGTTGGCAGGTGCAGCCTGGTAATAGGCAGATACATTATTCCAATTTGCCTGATTCTCATATACATGACGGTTGATTGCAGAACAGATACCCGGCGATTCCTGCAGTCTGCCGTTGCATAGCAGAATCTCCTGCGTGTTATAGCCGCCGCCATAGCTGCCAAAGTAATTGGCATTTGCACCGCCAGCTTTGAACGAGCCATGGATCGGTGCTACGATTCGGTAGGGTGCCTGCACATCAGCCAATCCTTTGAAAGCTGCAGGTACTTCACTGCGATATTTGCTAAATATACTCGCCCGTGTCTCGGACTCCAGTTCACCCACCGTACGGTCATAATTGCCGGCACGGTTGACCAGACGATGCTGCAGCGGGAATCCGAATCCATCAACACGGGTCGTATTGCCATGGTAACCGGTGTTATCTACTGTAAATTCCACAAAGTCAAAATAAACATCCAGATTCGGATCGGTCGGATTATTGATATCCGGTCCGGCGAATCCATCATTGAACGTTTTGATGTAGCATGGCGAGCCCACACAGATAAACATGCGTCCGGAATCCATCTTCGGCAAGCTTACCCATTCGGCTTGGCTGATCGTGCTGTAGATATTGGCATAATTCACGCCGTTCTTGGTCAGATGCCCTGGAGCATCATTCAGTGCTGCGGAGATCGGCTGTAGCTGACCCGTGCTGGTCAGGTAACTCCACTGCTTGGTCTCCGGATTAATGCCCAGGATGCCCCAGTAGACGCGATTATCCGGATAGGCTCCATTGGTGGCATTCATAACTTTGAACGTCATCACGCCCTTGCCGGAAGGCGCAGGGATAGAGGAAGCCGGTATGGAACCGACCGAAGGTGCAGCAGCAGAGACAGAGGATGTGGACAGGGGCGATAACCCGCACACCATAATTAGAACAGCGAGCAATACATACTTGAAGACTGAATTCTTCATAAACAACCTCCTTATTTTTGTATACGCTTTCAGTTTCGTTATTAATTATTACAATATATGGAATTGAATTCAATCGAAAAGCATGTGTATTTCTCAGGAAAGCATGTGCATTTTTCAGTTGGATAGGGTTCTCTTCAAATCGTCCGGACTTCCAATGCGGTTGTTGCTGCAGAAAGAGAAAGTTATACTTGAGAATCAAGATCTATCATGAAATGAGATTTCCCAAAAAAGGAGGAGCAATTGATGAAACGTTTTGTCGATCCTTTGTTTGAGCCGTACTCTGTTCCTTATGTACTGGCCCGAAAGGGCAGTATCGTGGTGAAGTGTCCCAAATGTCAAAGTGCTGCTTATATCGGAGCCGATTCCAATAAAGAGAATATCGAGCTTTTTTGTCATTCCTGCTTTTACCGGAAGCCGATGGAGCCGGATTATACGTATTCTGCTGCAGCGATCTGCACGGCCTGCGAATGCTGGTTCAACGAATCGGTCAAAGATGAACGTCAATTTACCCAAAAACATGTACATATTATTTGTCCGGCATGCCATACGGATAATATCGTAGAGCTCCACAAACGAGAAAGTTCCGTCTGGAATGGATCGGACATACGTAATGGACGCGATCCCTTTTTTGATCAGGAATTGTATTTCCTTGATTATTATCGCGGCAAGATGGTCTGGGCGGTTAACCGCGAGCATCTTACCTATCTAATCGACTATATTTCGGCAAATTTACGCGAAAGGCCGAATTCCAGCCATGTACGCACAGCTTCCTACCGGCTGCCCAAGTATATGAAAGAGGCCAAAAATCGCAATGACTTGATTCGTCTGCTGCAGCGTATGCAGCGAAAAAAATGAGTGTCTCTGACCAACGGACAGACTGCCTTCCAGGATAAACCGCTATCATGGAGCGCTACAAATGACAGGTCAAAAAAATCTATATTTTTATATAAGTTTCATTTGCTTTTTCATGTTGAAAGCAGTAAAATTTTAAACTTGAGTGTCTATCGTGATGACTGTCTAACTTCATTTCATAATCTGGAAATGATAGTAAAGATGGTTTGAAAAAACACACTAGATATAGTGTGTCAAGTGAATTATTTTTTTGAATAGTTTTCACCAGATAGGTAGCGTTCAAATAAGCCGGAATACATGGAGATTTTACTTGTTATCTGCTTTTTACGGCTATTTTGGATGCTGCTTTCTCGCTGGTTGGTCCTATTGACAACACTATATATAGCGTTTAAAGTTTAGAACAGCTCCTACATATTGCGTTACGGAATGTTTTAACGTGCGGTATATGGGTAATGCTTGTTAAGAGAAATTAAGCTGGAGCAGCAAGGCTTTTCAGTGCTTTGTTGCTTCGGAAACGCGTATGTCGATGACAGTTCTTTATTTATAAAGAACTGTCATCGACACTATATATTGAGTGAGAAGGAGATGTCATCCCACATGCTGATTGCATATGATTCCAAGACAGGCAATGTCAAACGGTTTATCGGAAAATTGAAAAATGCATCGGTGCAGGCCGTACAGATTGAAGAGGCGCTGCAGCTGAATGAACCATTCGTATTAGTCACCTACACAACCGGCTTCGGTCAGGTTCCTGAGAAGGTGACTCATTTTCTGGAAAAAAACCATGGCCGTCTGCTTGGCGTAGCAGCCAGCGGCAACCGTAACTGGGGCGAGAACTTCGGCAAGAGTGCAGATTTGATATCGGAGCGCTATGGCGTTCCGGTCGTATATAAATTTGAACTATCCGGCACTACAGGAGACGCACAACGATTCGTACAGGAGGTAGAGAAAATTGCGGCATATTGAATTGAACAACCTATTGATGCAGCGTGATGATAACGGATTTTTCCGTTTGGATAAAGATAAAGAAGCAGTACAGGAATACATGAAGGAAGTGGATGAGAAGAGTATCCATTTCGCGGACACATCGTCCAAAGTACGTTATATGATCGACAATGATTACTATGAGGACATGTACCAGCATTACACTGCACAGGATGTGGAGGAAGTATATGCGATTACACATAGCTATAACTTCCAGTTCCCTTCCTATATGGCAGCTTCCAAGTTCTACAAGGACTACGCGGTAAAAACAAATGACCGTGCGAAGTACCTGGAGCACTATCCGGATCGTGTAGCCGTTGTAGCACTGCATCTCGGACGCGGTAATGCCGACAATGCCAAGACGCTGGCACGTTCCATGATGGAACAGCGTCTGCAGCCGGCTACACCGACATTCCTGAATGCCGGCAAGAGTCGCCGTGGAGAGATGGTATCCTGTTTCCTGCTGGAAATGGATGATTCCCTGAACTCAATCAACTATGTACTGAATACCTGCATGCAGCTGTCCAAAATCGGCGGCGGTGTAGCGGTTAACCTGTCCAAGCTTCGTGGACGCGGCGAGCCAATCAAAGGCGTCGAAGGCGCAGCCAAAGGCATCATGCCTGTTCTGAAACTGATGGAGGATGCTTTCTCCTATGCCGACCAAATGGGTCAACGTAAAGGCTCCGGCGCAGCATACTACAACATCTTCGGCTGGGATATCCTGGAGTTCCTGGACAGCAAGAAAATCAATGCGGACGAGCGTACTCGCCTGAAAACACTGTCGATCGGTCTGATCGTGCCGAACCGCTTCTACAAGCTGGCAGCGGATAACGAGCTGCTGCATGTATTTGCTCCATACAGCGTATACAAAGCATACGGCAAGCACCTCGACGATATGAACATCGACGAAATGTACGATACGCTGATGGCAGACGACCGTGTCAAGAAAAAAGCAATCATGAGCGCACGCGATATGCTGACCAAGATTGCCAGCACTCAGCTGGAATCCGGCTATCCTTATATTATGAACAAAAGTAACGCCAACAAATTCCATGCCCTGAACGGCATCGGATCGGTGAAAATGTCCAACCTGTGCACAGAGATCTTCCAACTGCAGGAAACGACTGAAATTATGGACTACGGTGTAGATGATATTATCCGCCGCGATATCAGCTGTAACCTCGGTTCCCTGAATATCGTAAACGTTATGGAACTGGGCAAAATCCGCGAATCCGTGCATGAAGGCATCATGGGTCTGACTTCTGTCAGCGATATGACCAATATCGCCAATGCACCGGGTGTAGCCAAAGCCAACCGCGAGATGCATTCTGTAGGTCTGGGCGTTATGAACCTGCACGGCTATCTGTCCAAAAACAAAATCGCCTACGAGAGCGAAGATGCAATCGACTTCGTACGTACGTTCTTTATGATGATGAACTTCTACTCCCTGGAGAAGAGCATGGAGATCGCCCGCGAGACTGGCAAAACATTTATGGACTTTGATAAATCCGACTATGCAAGTGGTGTGTACTTTGACCGTTATCTGGCGACCGACTACCGTCCGTCCAAGCCACGTGTACAAGAACTGTTTGGCAGCATGT
It encodes the following:
- a CDS encoding glycoside hydrolase family 64 protein, with the translated sequence MKNSVFKYVLLAVLIMVCGLSPLSTSSVSAAAPSVGSIPASSIPAPSGKGVMTFKVMNATNGAYPDNRVYWGILGINPETKQWSYLTSTGQLQPISAALNDAPGHLTKNGVNYANIYSTISQAEWVSLPKMDSGRMFICVGSPCYIKTFNDGFAGPDINNPTDPNLDVYFDFVEFTVDNTGYHGNTTRVDGFGFPLQHRLVNRAGNYDRTVGELESETRASIFSKYRSEVPAAFKGLADVQAPYRIVAPIHGSFKAGGANANYFGSYGGGYNTQEILLCNGRLQESPGICSAINRHVYENQANWNNVSAYYQAAPANYYAKFWHDHSIGRLAYGFAYDDYNQQAAYLEVGDPKGLIVRVGW
- the nrdI gene encoding class Ib ribonucleoside-diphosphate reductase assembly flavoprotein NrdI; the encoded protein is MLIAYDSKTGNVKRFIGKLKNASVQAVQIEEALQLNEPFVLVTYTTGFGQVPEKVTHFLEKNHGRLLGVAASGNRNWGENFGKSADLISERYGVPVVYKFELSGTTGDAQRFVQEVEKIAAY
- the nrdE gene encoding class 1b ribonucleoside-diphosphate reductase subunit alpha gives rise to the protein MRHIELNNLLMQRDDNGFFRLDKDKEAVQEYMKEVDEKSIHFADTSSKVRYMIDNDYYEDMYQHYTAQDVEEVYAITHSYNFQFPSYMAASKFYKDYAVKTNDRAKYLEHYPDRVAVVALHLGRGNADNAKTLARSMMEQRLQPATPTFLNAGKSRRGEMVSCFLLEMDDSLNSINYVLNTCMQLSKIGGGVAVNLSKLRGRGEPIKGVEGAAKGIMPVLKLMEDAFSYADQMGQRKGSGAAYYNIFGWDILEFLDSKKINADERTRLKTLSIGLIVPNRFYKLAADNELLHVFAPYSVYKAYGKHLDDMNIDEMYDTLMADDRVKKKAIMSARDMLTKIASTQLESGYPYIMNKSNANKFHALNGIGSVKMSNLCTEIFQLQETTEIMDYGVDDIIRRDISCNLGSLNIVNVMELGKIRESVHEGIMGLTSVSDMTNIANAPGVAKANREMHSVGLGVMNLHGYLSKNKIAYESEDAIDFVRTFFMMMNFYSLEKSMEIARETGKTFMDFDKSDYASGVYFDRYLATDYRPSKPRVQELFGSMYIPTPADWQNLKADVMKNGLYHAYRLAIAPTASISYIQNATSSVMPIVEQIETRTYANSTTYYPMPYMQQDNYFYYKSAYTMDQFKVLDLIAEIQQHVDQGISTVLHVSSDVTTRQLARYYLYAAHKGLKSLYYTRTKRLTVEECISCSV